In the genome of Gordonia rubripertincta, one region contains:
- the aceE gene encoding pyruvate dehydrogenase (acetyl-transferring), homodimeric type, producing MQPDHHPESGLSEGVGITVTDQMDQATQDTIPSEHAGPGSNGRAAGRSGHRVRVIREGVASYLPDIDPDETTEWLDSFDALLDAAGPGRARYLMLRLLERAGEKRVSIPALTSTDYVNTIPTEAEPWFPGDEEVERRFRQMIRWNAAIMVHRAQRPGVGVGGHISTYASSASLYEVGFNHFFRGKNHSGGGDQIFIQGHASPGIYARAYLEGRIDEARMDGFRQEHSHAGEGGGLPSYPHPRLMPDFWEFPTVSMGLGPMNAIYQARFNHYLHDRGIKDTSDQHVWAFLGDGEMDEPESRGFASFAATEGLDNLTFVINCNLQRLDGPVRGNGKIIQELESFFRGAGWNVIKVIWGREWDALLHADRDGALVNLMNTTPDGDFQTYKANDGAFVREHFFNRDPRTKELVKDLSDAEIWNLKRGGHDYRKIHAAYAAAMTHKGQPTVILAHTIKGYTLGKHFEGRNATHQMKKLTLDDLKAFRDSTRIPISDEQLEKDPYLPPYYHPGKDSPELQYMLDRRKTLGGFLPSRRTKAKVLEADTSSALKTTEKGSGKQQVATTMALVRVFKDLLRDKEIGKRIVPIIPDEARTFGMDSWFPTLKIYNRNGQLYTSVDAELMLAYKESAEGQILHEGINEAGSAASFAAVGTSYATHDEPMIPLYIFYSMFGFQRTGDSFWAAADQMARGFVIGATAGRTTLTGEGLQHADGHSPLLAATNPAVVAYDPAFAYELGHIVDDGLKRMYGEDPENVFYYITVYNEPISQPAKPEHVDHEGVVKGGYLFQKAPGNKEYPANILVSGITMPDALRASELLAEEWNVGADVYSVTSWSELARDGIRADRQALRDPGSEPAPAYLTELMADAAGPFVGVSDYMRGVQEQIRAYLPGTYLTLGTDGFGFSDTRPAARRFFNVDAESIVVAVLVALARDGHIDMSVAKQAADKYKIDDVAAAPEQTSDPGVA from the coding sequence ATGCAGCCGGACCACCACCCCGAGTCCGGCCTGTCAGAGGGAGTAGGCATCACCGTGACCGACCAGATGGACCAGGCGACGCAGGACACGATTCCCAGCGAGCACGCCGGCCCGGGCTCCAACGGACGTGCTGCCGGACGGAGCGGACACCGCGTCCGCGTCATCCGCGAAGGCGTCGCGTCCTATCTGCCCGACATCGACCCCGACGAGACCACCGAGTGGCTCGACTCGTTCGACGCCCTGCTCGACGCCGCCGGCCCCGGCCGCGCCCGCTACCTGATGTTGCGCCTGCTCGAGCGTGCCGGCGAGAAGCGGGTGTCGATCCCCGCACTCACCTCCACCGACTACGTGAACACCATCCCCACCGAGGCGGAACCGTGGTTCCCCGGCGACGAGGAGGTCGAGCGCCGCTTCCGTCAGATGATCCGCTGGAACGCCGCGATCATGGTGCATCGCGCTCAGCGTCCGGGAGTCGGTGTGGGCGGCCACATCTCGACGTACGCGTCGTCGGCGTCGCTGTACGAGGTCGGTTTCAACCACTTCTTCCGCGGCAAGAACCACTCCGGCGGCGGCGACCAGATCTTCATCCAGGGCCACGCCTCCCCCGGCATCTACGCCCGCGCCTACCTCGAGGGCCGCATCGACGAGGCCCGCATGGACGGCTTCCGCCAGGAGCACAGCCACGCCGGTGAGGGCGGCGGCCTGCCGTCGTACCCGCACCCCCGGCTGATGCCCGACTTCTGGGAATTCCCGACCGTCTCCATGGGCCTCGGCCCGATGAACGCCATCTACCAGGCGCGCTTCAACCACTACCTGCACGACCGCGGCATCAAGGACACCTCCGACCAGCACGTGTGGGCGTTCCTCGGCGACGGCGAGATGGACGAGCCGGAATCGCGCGGCTTCGCCAGCTTCGCGGCCACCGAGGGCCTCGACAACCTGACCTTCGTGATCAACTGCAACCTGCAGCGCCTCGACGGTCCGGTGCGCGGCAACGGCAAGATCATCCAGGAGCTGGAGTCGTTCTTCCGCGGCGCCGGCTGGAACGTCATCAAGGTCATCTGGGGCCGCGAGTGGGATGCACTGCTGCACGCCGACCGTGACGGCGCCCTGGTCAATCTGATGAACACGACGCCCGACGGCGACTTCCAGACCTACAAGGCCAACGACGGCGCGTTCGTCCGCGAACACTTCTTCAATCGCGACCCGCGGACCAAGGAGCTCGTCAAGGACCTCTCCGACGCCGAGATCTGGAACCTCAAGCGCGGCGGCCACGACTACCGCAAGATCCACGCCGCCTACGCCGCCGCCATGACCCACAAGGGCCAGCCGACGGTGATCCTGGCGCACACGATCAAGGGCTACACGCTCGGCAAGCACTTCGAGGGACGCAACGCGACCCACCAGATGAAGAAGCTGACGCTCGACGACCTCAAGGCCTTCCGCGACAGCACGCGCATCCCGATCAGCGACGAGCAGCTCGAGAAGGATCCGTACCTGCCGCCGTACTACCACCCCGGCAAGGATTCGCCGGAACTCCAGTACATGCTGGATCGCCGCAAGACCCTCGGCGGCTTCCTGCCGAGCCGCCGTACCAAGGCCAAGGTCCTCGAAGCCGACACGTCGTCGGCGCTCAAGACCACCGAGAAGGGCTCGGGCAAGCAGCAGGTCGCGACCACCATGGCACTGGTCCGCGTCTTCAAGGATCTGTTGCGCGACAAGGAGATCGGCAAGCGCATCGTGCCGATCATCCCCGACGAGGCCCGCACCTTCGGTATGGACTCGTGGTTCCCGACCCTGAAGATCTACAACCGCAACGGACAGCTCTACACCTCGGTCGACGCCGAGCTGATGCTCGCCTACAAGGAGAGCGCCGAAGGCCAGATCCTGCACGAGGGCATCAACGAGGCCGGTTCGGCGGCCAGCTTCGCCGCCGTCGGCACGTCGTATGCGACGCACGACGAGCCGATGATCCCGCTGTACATCTTCTATTCGATGTTCGGCTTCCAGCGCACCGGCGACAGCTTCTGGGCGGCCGCCGACCAGATGGCGCGCGGCTTCGTCATCGGCGCGACCGCCGGCCGTACGACGCTCACCGGTGAAGGTCTGCAGCATGCCGACGGCCACTCGCCGCTGCTCGCCGCGACCAACCCGGCCGTCGTCGCCTACGACCCGGCGTTCGCCTACGAACTCGGCCACATCGTCGACGACGGTCTCAAGCGCATGTACGGCGAGGACCCGGAGAACGTCTTCTACTACATCACCGTCTACAACGAGCCGATCAGCCAGCCGGCGAAGCCCGAGCACGTCGACCACGAGGGCGTCGTCAAGGGCGGCTACCTGTTCCAGAAGGCCCCGGGGAACAAGGAGTACCCGGCCAACATCCTGGTTTCCGGCATCACCATGCCCGACGCGCTGCGTGCCTCCGAGCTGCTCGCCGAGGAGTGGAACGTCGGCGCCGACGTGTACTCGGTGACGTCGTGGAGCGAACTGGCCCGAGACGGTATCCGCGCCGACCGGCAGGCGCTGCGCGATCCGGGCAGCGAGCCCGCACCCGCCTACCTGACCGAGCTGATGGCCGACGCGGCCGGACCGTTCGTCGGCGTCAGCGACTACATGCGCGGCGTCCAGGAGCAGATCCGCGCCTACCTGCCCGGCACGTACCTGACGCTGGGCACCGACGGGTTCGGTTTCTCCGACACCCGGCCGGCGGCACGACGCTTCTTCAACGTCGACGCCGAGTCGATCGTGGTCGCGGTACTGGTCGCACTCGCCCGCGACGGTCACATCGACATGTCGGTGGCCAAGCAGGCCGCGGACAAGTACAAGATCGACGACGTCGCCGCCGCTCCGGAGCAGACCAGCGATCCCGGCGTGGCCTAG
- a CDS encoding ACP S-malonyltransferase has protein sequence MLSLLAPGQGSQTPGMLTPWLDLPGTRDQIATWSKLTQLDLERLGTTATAEEITDTAVTQPLVVVAALLAFDEVRKNGELPADAAVAGHSVGELAAAAITGVISADEAVTLAAIRGAEMAKACALVPTTMAAVLGGDEAAVLARLDELELVPANRNAVGQIVAAGAVEKIDELIASPPEKARIRKLAVAGAFHTHFMAPAQDAVAAAAAKITPADPNRTLLSNSDGQPVTNGVDALTKLVGQVTRPVRWDLCSAYLRDNSATAVVELPPAGTLVGIAKRELKGTPSLALKEPGDIAKIAELG, from the coding sequence GTGCTTTCGTTGCTTGCTCCCGGCCAGGGTTCCCAGACACCCGGCATGCTCACGCCGTGGCTCGACCTGCCCGGCACCCGTGATCAGATCGCCACGTGGTCCAAGCTCACTCAACTGGACTTGGAAAGACTCGGTACCACCGCCACCGCGGAGGAGATCACCGACACCGCGGTGACCCAGCCGCTGGTCGTCGTCGCCGCCCTCCTCGCCTTCGACGAGGTCCGCAAGAACGGTGAACTGCCCGCGGACGCGGCCGTCGCCGGCCACTCGGTCGGTGAGCTCGCCGCCGCTGCCATCACCGGCGTCATCTCCGCCGACGAGGCCGTCACCCTCGCCGCGATCCGCGGCGCCGAGATGGCCAAGGCCTGTGCCCTGGTGCCCACCACCATGGCCGCCGTTCTCGGTGGCGACGAGGCCGCGGTACTCGCCCGCCTCGACGAGCTCGAGCTCGTCCCGGCCAACCGCAACGCGGTCGGTCAGATCGTCGCGGCCGGCGCCGTCGAGAAGATCGACGAGCTCATCGCCTCGCCGCCGGAGAAAGCCCGCATCCGCAAGCTCGCGGTCGCCGGCGCCTTCCACACCCACTTCATGGCCCCGGCGCAGGACGCGGTCGCCGCCGCGGCGGCGAAGATCACCCCGGCCGACCCGAATCGCACGCTGCTGTCCAACTCGGACGGTCAGCCTGTAACGAATGGCGTCGACGCACTGACAAAACTGGTAGGCCAGGTCACCAGGCCGGTCCGCTGGGATCTCTGCTCGGCGTACCTGCGGGACAACTCGGCCACCGCCGTCGTGGAACTGCCACCGGCGGGCACGCTCGTGGGGATCGCCAAGCGTGAGCTGAAGGGCACCCCATCGCTGGCTCTCAAGGAGCCCGGCGACATCGCGAAGATCGCAGAACTTGGATAG
- a CDS encoding DUF3052 domain-containing protein, translating to MVAATDGTGSNAQKLGLKAGLVVQEVGWDEDTDDELRADIEDAIDAEMVDEDADDVVDVVVLWWREGDGDLVDALMDAIGPLAEDGYVWVFSPKTGKPGYVDPSEIAEAAPTAGLTQTSAISLGDWSAARLVQPKARSGKKA from the coding sequence GTGGTAGCCGCCACAGACGGTACGGGCAGCAACGCCCAAAAACTGGGCTTGAAGGCCGGCTTGGTCGTGCAGGAAGTCGGCTGGGACGAGGACACGGACGACGAGCTGCGAGCCGACATCGAGGACGCGATCGATGCCGAGATGGTCGATGAGGATGCCGACGACGTCGTCGACGTCGTCGTCCTCTGGTGGCGCGAAGGCGACGGAGACCTCGTCGACGCGCTGATGGACGCCATCGGACCCCTTGCCGAAGACGGATACGTGTGGGTGTTTTCGCCCAAGACCGGCAAGCCGGGATACGTGGATCCGAGCGAGATCGCCGAGGCGGCCCCCACCGCGGGCCTGACCCAGACGTCGGCGATCAGCCTGGGGGATTGGTCGGCAGCCCGACTCGTTCAGCCGAAGGCCCGCTCGGGCAAGAAAGCATGA
- a CDS encoding serine hydrolase domain-containing protein — protein sequence MSVLESLTEWPVDNVSAAIITRDGVAEEFGDPVRVYELASITKLLVAEAILVAVEEGAVELDDPAGPPGATIRHLLAHASGLAFDSRDLEAGVGEKRIYSSAGFEILAETVEQAAGIGFAEYLADAVCAPLGMKSTELYGPAGHGARSTTADLARFAQELLAPRLLAPETLADATSVQFPGLDGFVPGYGRHRPNDWGLGFEIRSAKSPHWTATGNSPRTFGHFGQAGTYLWVDPELQAACVVLTDRAFGPWAKPLWSEFNDRVVSELSSQK from the coding sequence GTGTCGGTCCTTGAATCTCTGACGGAATGGCCTGTCGACAATGTGTCGGCGGCGATCATCACCCGCGACGGGGTCGCCGAGGAATTCGGCGACCCCGTTCGCGTCTACGAACTCGCCTCGATCACCAAACTTTTGGTCGCCGAGGCGATTCTGGTGGCGGTCGAAGAGGGAGCGGTCGAGCTCGACGATCCGGCCGGCCCTCCCGGGGCGACCATCCGGCACCTCCTGGCACACGCATCGGGACTCGCCTTCGACTCGCGGGATCTCGAGGCCGGGGTGGGAGAGAAGCGCATCTATTCGAGCGCGGGCTTCGAGATCCTGGCCGAGACGGTGGAGCAGGCCGCGGGCATCGGCTTCGCGGAGTACCTGGCCGACGCCGTCTGCGCACCGCTTGGCATGAAGTCCACCGAACTGTACGGGCCCGCCGGGCACGGGGCGCGGTCCACCACCGCCGACCTCGCGCGTTTCGCGCAGGAACTCCTCGCGCCTCGACTACTGGCACCGGAGACCCTCGCCGACGCGACATCGGTCCAGTTCCCAGGACTCGACGGCTTCGTTCCCGGCTACGGCAGGCACCGCCCGAACGACTGGGGCCTCGGGTTCGAGATCCGATCGGCGAAGTCCCCGCACTGGACCGCGACGGGCAACTCGCCCCGGACCTTCGGGCACTTCGGTCAGGCCGGCACCTACCTCTGGGTCGACCCCGAACTGCAGGCGGCATGCGTCGTCCTCACCGACCGGGCCTTCGGGCCGTGGGCGAAACCGTTGTGGAGCGAGTTCAACGACCGGGTCGTCAGTGAACTTTCGTCACAGAAATGA
- a CDS encoding DUF3145 domain-containing protein produces the protein MRNLNQFADMTTGVVYIHSAPVALCPHVEWALSSTLNARANLKWSAQDAEPGMQRATVDWAGPVGTAARLVTALREWSALRFEVTENPSEGVDGERYSYVPGLGLWRGSTSANGDVIIGENQLRSMIESQPDSAGLAGELEAALGTAWDDALEQYRMGGAGAEVTWLQQRVG, from the coding sequence GTGCGCAATCTGAACCAGTTTGCGGACATGACAACAGGAGTGGTCTACATCCACTCGGCGCCGGTGGCGCTGTGCCCACACGTGGAGTGGGCTCTGTCGTCGACCCTGAACGCGCGCGCGAACCTTAAATGGTCGGCCCAGGACGCCGAACCGGGTATGCAGCGTGCAACAGTCGACTGGGCAGGGCCGGTCGGGACAGCGGCACGTCTGGTGACCGCTCTGCGCGAATGGTCGGCGCTGCGGTTCGAGGTCACCGAGAACCCGAGCGAGGGTGTCGACGGCGAGCGCTACAGCTACGTGCCGGGTCTGGGGCTCTGGCGCGGATCGACCAGTGCCAACGGCGATGTCATCATCGGCGAGAACCAGCTGCGCTCGATGATCGAATCGCAGCCCGACAGTGCCGGTCTCGCCGGCGAGCTCGAAGCCGCTCTCGGTACGGCCTGGGACGACGCGCTCGAGCAGTACCGCATGGGCGGTGCCGGGGCCGAGGTCACCTGGTTGCAGCAGCGGGTCGGCTGA
- a CDS encoding acyl-CoA carboxylase subunit beta: MTTLAPMAGREEAADPRDPLLRLTNFFDEGTMSLLHPRDKSGVQAAVGLVNGVRTVSYCTDGTVMGGAMGVVGCAHIVNAIDTAISEQAPVIGIWHSGGARLAEGVEALHAVGQVFEAMVRASGYIPQISVVVGFAAGGAAYGPALTDIVIMAPAGRVFVTGPDVVRSVTGEDVDMESLGGPTTHGKKSGVCHIVADSEPDALWRARRLVSTFSQQGHFNRELAAAGDTDLKALLPESARRAYDVHPVVEKLLDTALAADGETEISSFEELQAKWAPNIVIGFGRLSGRSVGVIANNPLRMGGCLNSESAEKASRFVRLCDAFGIPLIVLTDVPGYLPGVGQEWNGVVRRGAKLLHAFAECSVPRVTLVTRKIYGGAYIAMNSRALGATAVFAWPGSEVAVMGAKAAVGILHKKALAAAPDDEREALHDRLAAEHEAIAGGVGRAQSIGVVDEIIDPARTRSIIAEALAAAPARRGRHKNIPL, encoded by the coding sequence ATGACGACCTTGGCTCCCATGGCCGGCCGCGAAGAAGCCGCCGATCCCCGCGACCCGCTGTTGCGGCTGACGAACTTCTTCGACGAAGGCACCATGTCGTTGCTGCATCCTCGCGACAAGTCCGGGGTCCAGGCCGCGGTCGGCCTCGTCAACGGCGTTCGCACGGTCTCCTACTGCACCGATGGCACCGTCATGGGTGGTGCCATGGGTGTCGTCGGGTGTGCTCACATCGTCAACGCCATCGACACCGCCATCTCCGAGCAGGCGCCGGTCATCGGCATCTGGCACTCGGGTGGCGCCCGCCTCGCCGAGGGTGTCGAGGCGTTGCACGCCGTGGGTCAGGTCTTCGAGGCGATGGTCCGGGCCTCCGGATACATCCCGCAGATCTCCGTCGTCGTCGGCTTCGCGGCCGGCGGCGCGGCCTACGGACCCGCCCTCACCGACATCGTGATCATGGCCCCGGCCGGTCGCGTCTTCGTCACCGGGCCCGATGTGGTCCGCAGCGTCACCGGCGAGGACGTCGACATGGAGTCGCTCGGCGGCCCCACCACTCACGGCAAGAAGTCCGGCGTCTGCCACATCGTGGCCGACTCCGAGCCCGACGCCCTGTGGCGCGCGCGACGTCTCGTCTCGACATTCAGTCAGCAGGGCCACTTCAACCGTGAACTGGCCGCGGCCGGTGACACCGACCTGAAGGCCCTGCTGCCCGAATCCGCCCGCCGCGCTTACGACGTCCACCCGGTCGTCGAGAAGCTGCTGGACACGGCACTCGCCGCCGACGGCGAGACCGAGATCTCCAGTTTCGAAGAGCTGCAGGCGAAGTGGGCGCCGAACATCGTGATCGGGTTCGGCCGGTTGTCCGGCCGCAGCGTTGGCGTGATCGCCAACAACCCGCTGCGCATGGGCGGCTGCCTGAATTCGGAGAGCGCCGAGAAGGCCTCCCGGTTCGTCCGCCTCTGCGATGCCTTCGGCATCCCGCTCATCGTCCTCACCGACGTCCCCGGCTACCTGCCGGGCGTCGGACAGGAATGGAACGGTGTCGTCCGACGCGGCGCCAAACTCCTCCACGCCTTCGCCGAGTGCTCGGTCCCCCGCGTCACCCTCGTGACGCGAAAGATCTACGGCGGCGCCTACATCGCCATGAACTCGCGGGCGCTCGGTGCCACCGCCGTATTCGCCTGGCCCGGTTCCGAAGTCGCCGTCATGGGCGCCAAGGCCGCCGTCGGCATCCTGCACAAGAAGGCCCTCGCCGCCGCACCCGACGACGAGCGTGAGGCACTCCACGACCGGCTGGCCGCCGAACACGAGGCCATCGCCGGCGGTGTGGGACGCGCACAGTCGATCGGCGTCGTCGACGAGATCATCGACCCGGCCCGCACACGCAGCATCATCGCCGAGGCACTCGCGGCCGCCCCCGCTCGACGCGGACGTCACAAGAACATCCCGCTCTGA
- a CDS encoding PucR family transcriptional regulator, whose protein sequence is MSDARVNQPTTPPADVFGERGAHVPAPATVHDALPDTLLRRVKQYSGRLATEAVHSMQDQLPYFGDLDAAQRASVQLVVQTAVVNFVEWIQDPEGNVKFTVQAFQVVPQDLARRITLLQTVEMVRVAMEFFEKWLPLLARNDAQLRALTESVLRYGREIGFAAAAIYASAAESRGAWDSRLEALVVDAVVRGDTGPQLLSRAAALNWDSDAPATVIVGTPPPEQNVSVPLAIHNTARQFDRSALSVVQGSVLVAIVSGPARPTEKFVSALLSHFADGPVVIGPTMPNLGSAHASAAEAMAAIEAVVGWPSAPRPVHSLELLPERALNGDESAVAALVESVVRPLSTGGTTLTTTLEAYLDSGGSVESCARVLYIHPNTVRYRLKKIAEITRRDPTNPRDAYVLRIATTVGRLTHLRHKSDSPAP, encoded by the coding sequence GTGTCCGACGCGCGAGTGAATCAGCCCACAACACCACCGGCTGACGTGTTCGGTGAGCGGGGTGCCCATGTACCGGCCCCCGCCACCGTGCACGACGCGCTGCCGGACACGCTTCTTCGGCGGGTCAAGCAGTACAGCGGACGCCTCGCCACCGAGGCGGTCCACTCCATGCAGGACCAGCTGCCGTACTTCGGCGACCTCGACGCCGCGCAGCGCGCGAGTGTCCAGCTCGTCGTGCAGACGGCGGTCGTGAACTTCGTCGAGTGGATCCAGGACCCCGAGGGCAACGTCAAGTTCACGGTCCAGGCGTTTCAGGTGGTGCCGCAGGACCTCGCCAGACGTATCACGCTGCTGCAGACCGTCGAGATGGTCCGCGTGGCCATGGAGTTCTTCGAGAAGTGGCTGCCGCTGCTTGCTCGCAACGACGCCCAGCTCCGCGCACTCACCGAGTCGGTTCTGAGATACGGGCGCGAGATCGGCTTCGCCGCCGCCGCGATCTACGCATCAGCCGCGGAATCGCGCGGCGCGTGGGATTCCCGACTCGAGGCCCTGGTCGTCGACGCCGTGGTCCGCGGTGACACCGGTCCCCAGCTCCTCTCCCGCGCGGCAGCCCTGAACTGGGACTCCGACGCCCCGGCGACGGTCATCGTCGGGACCCCGCCACCCGAACAGAACGTGTCGGTGCCGCTGGCCATCCACAACACGGCAAGACAGTTCGACCGGTCGGCACTGTCGGTGGTCCAGGGTTCGGTGCTCGTCGCCATCGTCAGCGGTCCCGCACGCCCCACGGAGAAGTTCGTCTCGGCTCTTCTCTCCCACTTCGCCGACGGCCCGGTGGTCATCGGACCGACCATGCCGAACCTGGGGAGCGCCCATGCCAGCGCCGCCGAGGCGATGGCGGCGATCGAAGCGGTGGTGGGCTGGCCGAGTGCACCCCGCCCGGTCCACAGTCTCGAACTGCTCCCCGAGCGAGCTCTCAACGGTGACGAATCGGCGGTCGCCGCCCTGGTCGAATCGGTGGTCCGTCCGCTCTCCACGGGAGGCACCACACTGACCACGACGCTCGAGGCCTACCTCGACTCTGGCGGATCGGTCGAATCCTGCGCGCGCGTTCTGTACATACATCCAAATACGGTCCGGTACAGACTGAAAAAAATTGCGGAAATCACACGCCGCGATCCGACAAACCCACGAGACGCGTATGTACTACGGATCGCGACGACTGTCGGTCGTCTGACACACTTAAGGCACAAATCGGACTCTCCTGCACCATGA
- the acpM gene encoding meromycolate extension acyl carrier protein AcpM, with amino-acid sequence MAATQEQLIAGIAEIIEEVTGIEPSEVTMEKSFVDDLDIDSLSMVEIAVQTEDKYGVKIPDEDLAGLRTVGDAVSYIQKLESENPEAAAAIKAQVEADQN; translated from the coding sequence GTGGCTGCCACCCAGGAACAACTCATTGCCGGCATCGCCGAGATCATCGAGGAAGTCACCGGCATCGAGCCGTCCGAGGTGACGATGGAGAAGTCGTTCGTCGACGATCTGGACATCGACTCGCTGTCCATGGTCGAGATCGCGGTGCAGACCGAGGACAAGTACGGCGTGAAGATCCCCGATGAGGACCTCGCCGGTCTGCGCACCGTCGGCGACGCCGTCTCGTACATCCAGAAGCTCGAGAGCGAGAACCCCGAGGCTGCGGCTGCCATCAAGGCCCAGGTCGAGGCAGACCAGAACTGA
- a CDS encoding KasA/KasB family beta-ketoacyl-ACP synthase produces MSSPSLRDYSTLGGNFPSVVVTSMVATTSLGEDLDSTWKNLLAGESGIRELTDDFITKYNLPVRIGGRLLTDPSEEVTRVESRRMAYVERIAHVLSKRLWTQAGEPEVDPDRLAVVIGTGQGGGDAMIDAVKAMEGTGNYRKVSPLAVSMAMPNGPAAVVGLNIGARAGVITPVSACSSGAEAIAHAWRHIVMGDADMVVTGGVEGHIDAVPIAAFSMMRAMSTRNEDPAAASRPFDKDRDGFVFGEGAAMLILEREEHARARGAHIHARLLGSGITSDGFHLVAPDPSGQGNARAMTRALQTAGLQKSDITHINAHATSTPIGDTAEAAGITAAIGQHAAIYAPKSALGHSIGAVGALESVLTIKSVEEGVIPPTLNLENQDPECDIDVVHGEPRYGQIDYAINNSFGFGGHNVALAFGRY; encoded by the coding sequence ATGAGCTCCCCCTCCCTCCGCGACTACTCGACGCTGGGTGGGAACTTCCCGAGCGTGGTCGTCACCTCCATGGTGGCGACCACCTCGCTCGGCGAGGATCTCGACTCGACGTGGAAAAACCTGCTGGCGGGTGAGTCGGGCATCCGCGAGCTGACCGACGACTTCATCACCAAGTACAACCTGCCGGTGCGCATCGGCGGTCGGCTGCTGACGGATCCGTCCGAAGAGGTCACGCGAGTCGAATCTCGTCGGATGGCCTACGTCGAGCGCATCGCCCACGTGCTGAGCAAGCGTCTCTGGACGCAGGCCGGCGAGCCCGAGGTCGATCCCGACCGTCTCGCCGTGGTCATCGGCACCGGCCAGGGTGGCGGCGACGCGATGATCGACGCCGTCAAGGCCATGGAAGGCACCGGCAACTACCGCAAGGTGTCCCCGCTGGCCGTCTCGATGGCCATGCCCAACGGCCCGGCGGCCGTCGTCGGCCTGAACATCGGCGCCCGCGCGGGCGTGATCACCCCGGTCTCGGCGTGCTCGTCGGGTGCCGAGGCGATCGCACATGCATGGCGTCACATCGTCATGGGTGACGCCGACATGGTCGTCACCGGTGGCGTCGAGGGACACATCGACGCAGTGCCGATCGCGGCGTTCTCGATGATGCGTGCGATGAGCACCCGCAACGAGGATCCCGCTGCCGCCTCTCGTCCGTTCGACAAGGACCGCGACGGCTTCGTCTTCGGCGAAGGTGCCGCGATGCTCATCCTCGAACGCGAGGAGCACGCTCGGGCCCGCGGTGCGCACATCCACGCACGCCTGCTCGGTTCCGGCATCACCTCCGACGGCTTCCACCTGGTTGCCCCGGACCCCAGTGGTCAGGGCAACGCCCGCGCGATGACGCGGGCACTGCAGACCGCCGGTCTCCAGAAGTCCGACATCACCCACATCAACGCGCATGCGACGTCGACGCCGATCGGCGACACCGCCGAGGCCGCCGGTATCACCGCTGCCATCGGTCAGCATGCTGCGATCTACGCGCCGAAGTCCGCTCTGGGACACTCGATCGGTGCGGTGGGTGCGCTCGAGTCGGTCCTGACCATCAAGAGCGTCGAGGAAGGCGTCATCCCGCCGACCCTCAACCTCGAGAACCAGGACCCGGAATGCGACATCGACGTCGTCCACGGTGAACCCCGTTACGGACAGATCGACTACGCGATCAACAACTCGTTCGGTTTCGGTGGGCACAACGTGGCGCTCGCCTTCGGTCGCTACTGA